A portion of the Punica granatum isolate Tunisia-2019 chromosome 7, ASM765513v2, whole genome shotgun sequence genome contains these proteins:
- the LOC116213091 gene encoding putative acyl-activating enzyme 19 isoform X1 — protein MIDDEEKQQEKLGRCCIWHQFSAAASSHPDKIAVVHASGGARLFRELHRGGETSAGFGTDGLGFLTDRAAPSTSPPVYDGDACFAYSQVSLAVESLSSRLRAVLDGEDVPDLIKPSSGEVNNRGERAQPADSLSFVPSNPRLAESRDVYRPKIVGVYIPPSVEYVVSVLSVLRCGEALMPIDPWWPKDRILSVVAASNVDAILGSKTSFGKTHDNPSDWIAKSVSCPVLLFSMDECLQVDRGSCNIPLPCKGWKQRLFCYLMYTSGSTGNPKGVCGTEQGLLNRFMWMQEFYPFEVEEYVLFKTSISFIDHLQEILGAILTASALVVPPFNELKENIFAVLDFLEAYRISRLTAVPSLMRAVLPALQSQRHLQVTESLKLLVLSGEDFPVLLWKMLSTVFPNTSILNLYGSTEVSGDCTFFDCEKLPMLLETEALTSVPIGQPISNCDVVLVGEHDTPDQGEIHVGGLCISSGCFLNSTVVHSDFTELLHCSSLHYSDNRQRNQLFYRTGDFAQRLENGYLVFLGRKDRIVKINGQRVSLVEVENALRGHRDVLDAAVISQKGPEELIFLKAFLLLREMENSRDVLGCIRRWAIGKFSAVMIPHQFVFVESFPMTSSGKVDYESLAALEKMQTNEDSNQTEDIDLLQAIKKAFLDALMIETVSDEDNFFTVGGNSIAAAHVSYNLGINMRLLYDFPSPYKLHRAILQKVGSYSENLKVDGGLRINLEPGKRKIFQSLNSEAADIYRIKENEKSIGTSGKNGNHDTTYKRLKADSDTYSTSTGDSPRDGYPWTSLLKLKSCSLSRCNRVMYESDYGLTDGCQASWPAEIPRNTKSFMRKLWKVPMGSCVDASPLLVVRNQELFVFIGAHSEKFACVNAKSGSVQWEIKLDGRIEGSAAITNDFSQVVVGCYDGNIYFLDFSSGEICWTFQTAGEVKSQPVIEKKRQLIWCGSYDHNLYALDYKNYQCVDHVTCSGSIFGSPAIDELRSRIYVASTNGRITALSIKASPFYVLWQCDLGVPVFGSISICPIFGNVICCLVDGSVIALNSSGAIFWKTGTDGPIFAGACISSALPSQVMTLAHSRILQVLICSRSGKIYSFDTESGKTIWEYDVGEPITASAYVDDNLQLTCDRLVCICTCSGSILVLQINVDMEGDAVEKSDHMVQEFSRLKLDGDIFSSPVMIGGLIFVGCRDDYLHCVALETQSLTKRLFC, from the exons ATGATCGACGATGAAGAGAAGCAGCAGGAGAAACTCGGGCGCTGCTGCATATGGCACCAGTTCTCCGCTGCAGCTTCAAGCCATCCGGACAAAATCGCGGTCGTGCACGCCTCGGGCGGCGCCCGGCTCTTCAGAGAATTGCATCGCGGCGGCGAAACTTCTGCGGGCTTTGGCACCGACGGCCTAGGCTTCTTAACTGACCGGGCTGCTCCATCCACCTCGCCCCCCGTTTACGACGGCGACGCGTGCTTCGCTTACTCTCAAGTGTCACTGGCGGTCGAGTCCCTCAGCTCTCGCCTCCGCGCCGTCCTGGACGGTGAAGATGTTCCCGACCTCATCAAACCCTCATCTG GTGAAGTGAACAATCGTGGTGAGCGAGCTCAACCTGCGGATTCCTTATCATTTGTGCCGAGCAATCCACGTTTGGCTGAGTCAAGGGATGTGTATAGACCCAAAATAGTTGGGGTTTACATCCCTCCTTCTGTGGAGTATGTTGTCTCCGTTCTTTCTGTTTTGAGGTGTGGGGAGGCACTCATGCCTATAGATCCATGGTGGCCCAAGGACAGAATACTTTCGGTTGTTGCTGCTTCAAATGTAGATGCTATTCTTGGGTCTAAAACGTCGTTTGGAAAAACTCATGATAATCCCTCTGACTGGATCGCCAAGTCAGTAAGTTGTCCAGTGTTATTATTCTCAATGGATGAATGTCTTCAAGTGGACAGGGGTTCTTGTAATATACCTTTGCCTTGTAAAGGTTGGAAGCAGAGGTTATTCTGTTATTTGATGTATACATCAGGATCAACTGGGAATCCTAAAGGAGTTTGTGGCACTGAGCAAG GTCTTCTGAATCGCTTTATGTGGATGCAAGAATTTTACCCCTTTGAAGTGGAGGAATACGTATTGTTCAAGACATCGATAAGTTTTATTGACCACCTGCAAGAAATTTTGGGAGCTATACTTACTGCTTCTGCCCTAGTAGTGCCTCCATTCAATGagctaaaagaaaatattttcgcCGTCCTTGATTTCTTGGAG GCTTACCGTATTAGCAGGCTTACAGCTGTTCCGTCACTTATGAGGGCTGTCCTTCCTGCTTTGCAAAGTCAACGGCACCTGCAGGTCACTGAGTCATTAAAATTGTTAGTACTGAGTGGTGAAGATTTTCCTGTACTCTTGTGGAAGATGCTTTCTACTGTATTTCCCAACACCTCCATCCTGAATTTGTATGGAAGCACAGAG GTCTCCGGTGACTGTACATTTTTTGACTGTGAAAAGTTGCCGATGTTATTAGAGACAGAGGCATTAACGAGCGTTCCAATCGGTCAGCCAATATCTAATTGTGACGTAGTGCTTGTTGGGGAGCATGACACTCCAGATCAAGGGGAGATACATGTTGGGGGTCTCTGTATTTCTAGTGGATGCTTTTTAAATTCTACAGTAGTTCACTCAGACTTCACAGAGCTGCTTCACTGCTCTTCTTTGCACTATTCTGACAATAGACAAAGAAATCAGTTATTCTATAGGACTGGTGACTTCGCTCAGCGTCTAGAAAATGGTTACTTGGTTTTTTTAGGGCGAAAAGATCGCATTGTAAAGATCAATGGGCAGCGGGTATCTCTGGTGGAAGTCGAAAATGCATTGAGAGGACATCGAGATGTGCTTGATGCTGCTGTGATTTCTCAGAAAGGTCCAGAGGAGCTTATCTTCCTTAAAGCATTTCTATTACTAAGGGAGATGGAAAATTCTAGGGATGTATTGGGATGCATTAGACGTTGGGCAATTGGTAAATTTTCAGCAGTAATGATTCCTCATCAATTTGTCTTTGTTGAATCATTTCCTATGACTTCTAGTGGGAAAGTTGATTATGAGTCGCTAGCTGCTCTAGAAAAAATGCAGACCAATGAAGATAGTAATCAAACTGAGGATATTGATCTCTTGCAAGCAATAAAAAAG GCATTTCTTGATGCCTTGATGATTGAAACGGTGTCTGATGAAGACAATTTCTTCACTGTTGGTGGTAACTCGATTGCTGCAGCGCATGTGTCCTATAATCTTGGGATTAACATGAGATTGCTGTATGACTTTCCAAGCCCATATAAGCTGCATCGTGCTATCTTGCAAAAGGTGGGATCATACAGTGAAAATTTGAAAGTAGATGGCGGTTTGAGAATAAATCTGGAACCTggcaaaaggaaaattttccaATCGCTTAATTCTGAGGCAGCTGACATATACAGGATCAAAGAGAATGAAAAGTCGATTGGAACCAGTGGAAAGAATGGAAACCATGATACAACTTATAAGCGGTTGAAAGCTGATTCTGATACGTATTCTACCTCTACTGGTGATAGTCCACGAGATGGCTATCCTTGGACATCTCTATTGAAGCTCAAGTCTTGTTCCTTAAGTCGATGCAACAGGGTTATGTATGAGAGTGACTACGGTTTGACTGATGGATGTCAAGCAAGTTGGCCGGCAGAAATTCCTAGAAACACAAAATCTTTTATGCGCAAGCTGTGGAAAGTTCCAATGGGTTCTTGTGTTGATGCATCACCACTTCTGGTAGTGCGGAACCAGGAactatttgtatttattggaGCGCACTCAGAAAAGTTTGCCTGTGTTAATGCCAAAAG TGGTTCTGTTCAGTGGGAGATCAAACTAGATGGAAGAATAGAGGGTTCAGCAGCTATTACCAATGATTTTTCTCAG GTTGTGGTTGGATGCTATGATGGaaacatttattttcttgatttttccaGTGGTGAAATTTGCTGGACCTTCCAAACTGCTGGCGAG GTGAAGTCACAGCCGGTTATAGAGAAGAAAAGACAATTAATCTG gtGTGGGTCATATGACCATAATCTGTACGCTCTTGACTACAAAAACTATCAATGTGTTGACCATGTTACTTGCAGTGGAAGCATATTTGGATCTCCAGCAATTGATGAG TTGCGCAGCAGAATATATGTTGCATCCACTAATGGCCGTATTACAGCGTTATCCATAAAG GCTTCGCCATTTTATGTTTTATGGCAATGTGATTTGGGAGTACCAGTTTTTGGGTCCATCTCCATATGTCCCATTTTTGGAAATG TTATATGCTGCTTGGTTGATGGATCCGTCATTGCGTTGAATTCAAGCGGAGCAATCTTTTGGAAG ACTGGAACGGATGGTCCAATATTTGCTGGAGCCTGCATATCTTCGGCACTTCCTTCTCAG GTCATGACACTTGCACATTCACGTATTCTGCAGGTTCTCATATGCTCCAGAAGTGGAAAGATATATTCATTCGATACG GAAAGCGGGAAGACAATCTGGGAGTATGATGTGGGAGAACCAATAACTGCATCTGCGTATGTTGATGACAACCTGCAACTAACATGCGACAG GTTGGTTTGCATTTGTACCTGCTCTGGAAGTATTCTCGTCCTCCAAATCAATGTGGATATGGAGGGAGATGCAGTGGAGAAAAGTGACCACATGGTTCAAGAATTTTCTAGGTTGAAGCTTGACGGAGACATATTCTCCTCACCAGTGATGATTGGCGGGCTAATTTTTGTCGGTTGCCGGGATGATTACTTGCATTGTGTTGCTTTAGAAACTCAAAGTTTAACCAAACGATTATTTTGCTGA
- the LOC116213091 gene encoding putative acyl-activating enzyme 19 isoform X2, with protein MIDDEEKQQEKLGRCCIWHQFSAAASSHPDKIAVVHASGGARLFRELHRGGETSAGFGTDGLGFLTDRAAPSTSPPVYDGDACFAYSQVSLAVESLSSRLRAVLDGEDVPDLIKPSSGEVNNRGERAQPADSLSFVPSNPRLAESRDVYRPKIVGVYIPPSVEYVVSVLSVLRCGEALMPIDPWWPKDRILSVVAASNVDAILGSKTSFGKTHDNPSDWIAKSVSCPVLLFSMDECLQVDRGSCNIPLPCKGWKQRLFCYLMYTSGSTGNPKGVCGTEQGLLNRFMWMQEFYPFEVEEYVLFKTSISFIDHLQEILGAILTASALVVPPFNELKENIFAVLDFLEAYRISRLTAVPSLMRAVLPALQSQRHLQVTESLKLLVLSGEDFPVLLWKMLSTVFPNTSILNLYGSTEVSGDCTFFDCEKLPMLLETEALTSVPIGQPISNCDVVLVGEHDTPDQGEIHVGGLCISSGCFLNSTVVHSDFTELLHCSSLHYSDNRQRNQLFYRTGDFAQRLENGYLVFLGRKDRIVKINGQRVSLVEVENALRGHRDVLDAAVISQKGPEELIFLKAFLLLREMENSRDVLGCIRRWAIGKFSAVMIPHQFVFVESFPMTSSGKVDYESLAALEKMQTNEDSNQTEDIDLLQAIKKAFLDALMIETVSDEDNFFTVGGNSIAAAHVSYNLGINMRLLYDFPSPYKLHRAILQKVGSYSENLKVDGGLRINLEPGKRKIFQSLNSEAADIYRIKENEKSIGTSGKNGNHDTTYKRLKADSDTYSTSTGDSPRDGYPWTSLLKLKSCSLSRCNRVMYESDYGLTDGCQASWPAEIPRNTKSFMRKLWKVPMGSCVDASPLLVVRNQELFVFIGAHSEKFACVNAKSGSVQWEIKLDGRIEGSAAITNDFSQVVVGCYDGNIYFLDFSSGEICWTFQTAGEVKSQPVIEKKRQLIWCGSYDHNLYALDYKNYQCVDHVTCSGSIFGSPAIDELRSRIYVASTNGRITALSIKASPFYVLWQCDLGVPVFGSISICPIFGNVICCLVDGSVIALNSSGAIFWKTGTDGPIFAGACISSALPSQVLICSRSGKIYSFDTESGKTIWEYDVGEPITASAYVDDNLQLTCDRLVCICTCSGSILVLQINVDMEGDAVEKSDHMVQEFSRLKLDGDIFSSPVMIGGLIFVGCRDDYLHCVALETQSLTKRLFC; from the exons ATGATCGACGATGAAGAGAAGCAGCAGGAGAAACTCGGGCGCTGCTGCATATGGCACCAGTTCTCCGCTGCAGCTTCAAGCCATCCGGACAAAATCGCGGTCGTGCACGCCTCGGGCGGCGCCCGGCTCTTCAGAGAATTGCATCGCGGCGGCGAAACTTCTGCGGGCTTTGGCACCGACGGCCTAGGCTTCTTAACTGACCGGGCTGCTCCATCCACCTCGCCCCCCGTTTACGACGGCGACGCGTGCTTCGCTTACTCTCAAGTGTCACTGGCGGTCGAGTCCCTCAGCTCTCGCCTCCGCGCCGTCCTGGACGGTGAAGATGTTCCCGACCTCATCAAACCCTCATCTG GTGAAGTGAACAATCGTGGTGAGCGAGCTCAACCTGCGGATTCCTTATCATTTGTGCCGAGCAATCCACGTTTGGCTGAGTCAAGGGATGTGTATAGACCCAAAATAGTTGGGGTTTACATCCCTCCTTCTGTGGAGTATGTTGTCTCCGTTCTTTCTGTTTTGAGGTGTGGGGAGGCACTCATGCCTATAGATCCATGGTGGCCCAAGGACAGAATACTTTCGGTTGTTGCTGCTTCAAATGTAGATGCTATTCTTGGGTCTAAAACGTCGTTTGGAAAAACTCATGATAATCCCTCTGACTGGATCGCCAAGTCAGTAAGTTGTCCAGTGTTATTATTCTCAATGGATGAATGTCTTCAAGTGGACAGGGGTTCTTGTAATATACCTTTGCCTTGTAAAGGTTGGAAGCAGAGGTTATTCTGTTATTTGATGTATACATCAGGATCAACTGGGAATCCTAAAGGAGTTTGTGGCACTGAGCAAG GTCTTCTGAATCGCTTTATGTGGATGCAAGAATTTTACCCCTTTGAAGTGGAGGAATACGTATTGTTCAAGACATCGATAAGTTTTATTGACCACCTGCAAGAAATTTTGGGAGCTATACTTACTGCTTCTGCCCTAGTAGTGCCTCCATTCAATGagctaaaagaaaatattttcgcCGTCCTTGATTTCTTGGAG GCTTACCGTATTAGCAGGCTTACAGCTGTTCCGTCACTTATGAGGGCTGTCCTTCCTGCTTTGCAAAGTCAACGGCACCTGCAGGTCACTGAGTCATTAAAATTGTTAGTACTGAGTGGTGAAGATTTTCCTGTACTCTTGTGGAAGATGCTTTCTACTGTATTTCCCAACACCTCCATCCTGAATTTGTATGGAAGCACAGAG GTCTCCGGTGACTGTACATTTTTTGACTGTGAAAAGTTGCCGATGTTATTAGAGACAGAGGCATTAACGAGCGTTCCAATCGGTCAGCCAATATCTAATTGTGACGTAGTGCTTGTTGGGGAGCATGACACTCCAGATCAAGGGGAGATACATGTTGGGGGTCTCTGTATTTCTAGTGGATGCTTTTTAAATTCTACAGTAGTTCACTCAGACTTCACAGAGCTGCTTCACTGCTCTTCTTTGCACTATTCTGACAATAGACAAAGAAATCAGTTATTCTATAGGACTGGTGACTTCGCTCAGCGTCTAGAAAATGGTTACTTGGTTTTTTTAGGGCGAAAAGATCGCATTGTAAAGATCAATGGGCAGCGGGTATCTCTGGTGGAAGTCGAAAATGCATTGAGAGGACATCGAGATGTGCTTGATGCTGCTGTGATTTCTCAGAAAGGTCCAGAGGAGCTTATCTTCCTTAAAGCATTTCTATTACTAAGGGAGATGGAAAATTCTAGGGATGTATTGGGATGCATTAGACGTTGGGCAATTGGTAAATTTTCAGCAGTAATGATTCCTCATCAATTTGTCTTTGTTGAATCATTTCCTATGACTTCTAGTGGGAAAGTTGATTATGAGTCGCTAGCTGCTCTAGAAAAAATGCAGACCAATGAAGATAGTAATCAAACTGAGGATATTGATCTCTTGCAAGCAATAAAAAAG GCATTTCTTGATGCCTTGATGATTGAAACGGTGTCTGATGAAGACAATTTCTTCACTGTTGGTGGTAACTCGATTGCTGCAGCGCATGTGTCCTATAATCTTGGGATTAACATGAGATTGCTGTATGACTTTCCAAGCCCATATAAGCTGCATCGTGCTATCTTGCAAAAGGTGGGATCATACAGTGAAAATTTGAAAGTAGATGGCGGTTTGAGAATAAATCTGGAACCTggcaaaaggaaaattttccaATCGCTTAATTCTGAGGCAGCTGACATATACAGGATCAAAGAGAATGAAAAGTCGATTGGAACCAGTGGAAAGAATGGAAACCATGATACAACTTATAAGCGGTTGAAAGCTGATTCTGATACGTATTCTACCTCTACTGGTGATAGTCCACGAGATGGCTATCCTTGGACATCTCTATTGAAGCTCAAGTCTTGTTCCTTAAGTCGATGCAACAGGGTTATGTATGAGAGTGACTACGGTTTGACTGATGGATGTCAAGCAAGTTGGCCGGCAGAAATTCCTAGAAACACAAAATCTTTTATGCGCAAGCTGTGGAAAGTTCCAATGGGTTCTTGTGTTGATGCATCACCACTTCTGGTAGTGCGGAACCAGGAactatttgtatttattggaGCGCACTCAGAAAAGTTTGCCTGTGTTAATGCCAAAAG TGGTTCTGTTCAGTGGGAGATCAAACTAGATGGAAGAATAGAGGGTTCAGCAGCTATTACCAATGATTTTTCTCAG GTTGTGGTTGGATGCTATGATGGaaacatttattttcttgatttttccaGTGGTGAAATTTGCTGGACCTTCCAAACTGCTGGCGAG GTGAAGTCACAGCCGGTTATAGAGAAGAAAAGACAATTAATCTG gtGTGGGTCATATGACCATAATCTGTACGCTCTTGACTACAAAAACTATCAATGTGTTGACCATGTTACTTGCAGTGGAAGCATATTTGGATCTCCAGCAATTGATGAG TTGCGCAGCAGAATATATGTTGCATCCACTAATGGCCGTATTACAGCGTTATCCATAAAG GCTTCGCCATTTTATGTTTTATGGCAATGTGATTTGGGAGTACCAGTTTTTGGGTCCATCTCCATATGTCCCATTTTTGGAAATG TTATATGCTGCTTGGTTGATGGATCCGTCATTGCGTTGAATTCAAGCGGAGCAATCTTTTGGAAG ACTGGAACGGATGGTCCAATATTTGCTGGAGCCTGCATATCTTCGGCACTTCCTTCTCAG GTTCTCATATGCTCCAGAAGTGGAAAGATATATTCATTCGATACG GAAAGCGGGAAGACAATCTGGGAGTATGATGTGGGAGAACCAATAACTGCATCTGCGTATGTTGATGACAACCTGCAACTAACATGCGACAG GTTGGTTTGCATTTGTACCTGCTCTGGAAGTATTCTCGTCCTCCAAATCAATGTGGATATGGAGGGAGATGCAGTGGAGAAAAGTGACCACATGGTTCAAGAATTTTCTAGGTTGAAGCTTGACGGAGACATATTCTCCTCACCAGTGATGATTGGCGGGCTAATTTTTGTCGGTTGCCGGGATGATTACTTGCATTGTGTTGCTTTAGAAACTCAAAGTTTAACCAAACGATTATTTTGCTGA
- the LOC116213091 gene encoding putative acyl-activating enzyme 19 isoform X3 has protein sequence MIDDEEKQQEKLGRCCIWHQFSAAASSHPDKIAVVHASGGARLFRELHRGGETSAGFGTDGLGFLTDRAAPSTSPPVYDGDACFAYSQVSLAVESLSSRLRAVLDGEDVPDLIKPSSGEVNNRGERAQPADSLSFVPSNPRLAESRDVYRPKIVGVYIPPSVEYVVSVLSVLRCGEALMPIDPWWPKDRILSVVAASNVDAILGSKTSFGKTHDNPSDWIAKSVSCPVLLFSMDECLQVDRGSCNIPLPCKGWKQRLFCYLMYTSGSTGNPKGVCGTEQGLLNRFMWMQEFYPFEVEEYVLFKTSISFIDHLQEILGAILTASALVVPPFNELKENIFAVLDFLEAYRISRLTAVPSLMRAVLPALQSQRHLQVTESLKLLVLSGEDFPVLLWKMLSTVFPNTSILNLYGSTEVSGDCTFFDCEKLPMLLETEALTSVPIGQPISNCDVVLVGEHDTPDQGEIHVGGLCISSGCFLNSTVVHSDFTELLHCSSLHYSDNRQRNQLFYRTGDFAQRLENGYLVFLGRKDRIVKINGQRVSLVEVENALRGHRDVLDAAVISQKGPEELIFLKAFLLLREMENSRDVLGCIRRWAIGKFSAVMIPHQFVFVESFPMTSSGKVDYESLAALEKMQTNEDSNQTEDIDLLQAIKKAFLDALMIETVSDEDNFFTVGGNSIAAAHVSYNLGINMRLLYDFPSPYKLHRAILQKVGSYSENLKVDGGLRINLEPGKRKIFQSLNSEAADIYRIKENEKSIGTSGKNGNHDTTYKRLKADSDTYSTSTGDSPRDGYPWTSLLKLKSCSLSRCNRVMYESDYGLTDGCQASWPAEIPRNTKSFMRKLWKVPMGSCVDASPLLVVRNQELFVFIGAHSEKFACVNAKSGSVQWEIKLDGRIEGSAAITNDFSQVVVGCYDGNIYFLDFSSGEICWTFQTAGEIFPESLLSGAAIQDLGSVNIVYHNIFLLARHWLLQYTSEVTAGYREEKTINLVWVI, from the exons ATGATCGACGATGAAGAGAAGCAGCAGGAGAAACTCGGGCGCTGCTGCATATGGCACCAGTTCTCCGCTGCAGCTTCAAGCCATCCGGACAAAATCGCGGTCGTGCACGCCTCGGGCGGCGCCCGGCTCTTCAGAGAATTGCATCGCGGCGGCGAAACTTCTGCGGGCTTTGGCACCGACGGCCTAGGCTTCTTAACTGACCGGGCTGCTCCATCCACCTCGCCCCCCGTTTACGACGGCGACGCGTGCTTCGCTTACTCTCAAGTGTCACTGGCGGTCGAGTCCCTCAGCTCTCGCCTCCGCGCCGTCCTGGACGGTGAAGATGTTCCCGACCTCATCAAACCCTCATCTG GTGAAGTGAACAATCGTGGTGAGCGAGCTCAACCTGCGGATTCCTTATCATTTGTGCCGAGCAATCCACGTTTGGCTGAGTCAAGGGATGTGTATAGACCCAAAATAGTTGGGGTTTACATCCCTCCTTCTGTGGAGTATGTTGTCTCCGTTCTTTCTGTTTTGAGGTGTGGGGAGGCACTCATGCCTATAGATCCATGGTGGCCCAAGGACAGAATACTTTCGGTTGTTGCTGCTTCAAATGTAGATGCTATTCTTGGGTCTAAAACGTCGTTTGGAAAAACTCATGATAATCCCTCTGACTGGATCGCCAAGTCAGTAAGTTGTCCAGTGTTATTATTCTCAATGGATGAATGTCTTCAAGTGGACAGGGGTTCTTGTAATATACCTTTGCCTTGTAAAGGTTGGAAGCAGAGGTTATTCTGTTATTTGATGTATACATCAGGATCAACTGGGAATCCTAAAGGAGTTTGTGGCACTGAGCAAG GTCTTCTGAATCGCTTTATGTGGATGCAAGAATTTTACCCCTTTGAAGTGGAGGAATACGTATTGTTCAAGACATCGATAAGTTTTATTGACCACCTGCAAGAAATTTTGGGAGCTATACTTACTGCTTCTGCCCTAGTAGTGCCTCCATTCAATGagctaaaagaaaatattttcgcCGTCCTTGATTTCTTGGAG GCTTACCGTATTAGCAGGCTTACAGCTGTTCCGTCACTTATGAGGGCTGTCCTTCCTGCTTTGCAAAGTCAACGGCACCTGCAGGTCACTGAGTCATTAAAATTGTTAGTACTGAGTGGTGAAGATTTTCCTGTACTCTTGTGGAAGATGCTTTCTACTGTATTTCCCAACACCTCCATCCTGAATTTGTATGGAAGCACAGAG GTCTCCGGTGACTGTACATTTTTTGACTGTGAAAAGTTGCCGATGTTATTAGAGACAGAGGCATTAACGAGCGTTCCAATCGGTCAGCCAATATCTAATTGTGACGTAGTGCTTGTTGGGGAGCATGACACTCCAGATCAAGGGGAGATACATGTTGGGGGTCTCTGTATTTCTAGTGGATGCTTTTTAAATTCTACAGTAGTTCACTCAGACTTCACAGAGCTGCTTCACTGCTCTTCTTTGCACTATTCTGACAATAGACAAAGAAATCAGTTATTCTATAGGACTGGTGACTTCGCTCAGCGTCTAGAAAATGGTTACTTGGTTTTTTTAGGGCGAAAAGATCGCATTGTAAAGATCAATGGGCAGCGGGTATCTCTGGTGGAAGTCGAAAATGCATTGAGAGGACATCGAGATGTGCTTGATGCTGCTGTGATTTCTCAGAAAGGTCCAGAGGAGCTTATCTTCCTTAAAGCATTTCTATTACTAAGGGAGATGGAAAATTCTAGGGATGTATTGGGATGCATTAGACGTTGGGCAATTGGTAAATTTTCAGCAGTAATGATTCCTCATCAATTTGTCTTTGTTGAATCATTTCCTATGACTTCTAGTGGGAAAGTTGATTATGAGTCGCTAGCTGCTCTAGAAAAAATGCAGACCAATGAAGATAGTAATCAAACTGAGGATATTGATCTCTTGCAAGCAATAAAAAAG GCATTTCTTGATGCCTTGATGATTGAAACGGTGTCTGATGAAGACAATTTCTTCACTGTTGGTGGTAACTCGATTGCTGCAGCGCATGTGTCCTATAATCTTGGGATTAACATGAGATTGCTGTATGACTTTCCAAGCCCATATAAGCTGCATCGTGCTATCTTGCAAAAGGTGGGATCATACAGTGAAAATTTGAAAGTAGATGGCGGTTTGAGAATAAATCTGGAACCTggcaaaaggaaaattttccaATCGCTTAATTCTGAGGCAGCTGACATATACAGGATCAAAGAGAATGAAAAGTCGATTGGAACCAGTGGAAAGAATGGAAACCATGATACAACTTATAAGCGGTTGAAAGCTGATTCTGATACGTATTCTACCTCTACTGGTGATAGTCCACGAGATGGCTATCCTTGGACATCTCTATTGAAGCTCAAGTCTTGTTCCTTAAGTCGATGCAACAGGGTTATGTATGAGAGTGACTACGGTTTGACTGATGGATGTCAAGCAAGTTGGCCGGCAGAAATTCCTAGAAACACAAAATCTTTTATGCGCAAGCTGTGGAAAGTTCCAATGGGTTCTTGTGTTGATGCATCACCACTTCTGGTAGTGCGGAACCAGGAactatttgtatttattggaGCGCACTCAGAAAAGTTTGCCTGTGTTAATGCCAAAAG TGGTTCTGTTCAGTGGGAGATCAAACTAGATGGAAGAATAGAGGGTTCAGCAGCTATTACCAATGATTTTTCTCAG GTTGTGGTTGGATGCTATGATGGaaacatttattttcttgatttttccaGTGGTGAAATTTGCTGGACCTTCCAAACTGCTGGCGAG ATTTTTCCTGAATCTCTTCTTTCTGGTGCTGCCATCCAAGACCTTGGCAGTGTGAATATTGTTTATcacaatatttttcttctgGCCAGACATTGGTTATTACAATATACAA GTGAAGTCACAGCCGGTTATAGAGAAGAAAAGACAATTAATCTG gtGTGGGTCATATGA